The nucleotide sequence CATGTCACTATATTCGCTTTGATATCCGAATCCTGTAGGTTTTCTTCAGGTCCGAATTCTTTCTCATCTGCAAGAATATCGAGTAATGCTTTGTCGTTTTCACCACCGATAGGGGTATCAACCGAGGTAATGCGCTCGTTTAATCGAAGCATTTTGGTGACGTCTTCTACTGGCTTATCTAATGCTTCAGCAATTTCCTCAGCAGTAGGTTCATGATCTAACTTTTGTGATAATTCACGCGCTGCACGTAAATAAACATTAAGTTCTTTAACAACATGAATAGGTAAGCGAATCGTGCGAGTTTGATTCATGATTGCACGTTCTATGGTCTGTCTAATCCACCAAGTTGCATAGGTAGAAAATCTAAATCCACGTTCAGGATCAAACTTTTCAACAGCTCGGATTAGGCCCAAGTTACCTTCTTCAATAAGATCCAGTAAAGCCAATCCGCGATTATTATAACGGCGAGCAATTTTCACCACTAGGCGAAGATTACTTACAATCATACGTTTACGAGAGGCTTCACAGCCTTTGAGAGCGCGGCGGGCAAAATATACCTCTTCTTCTGCTGTTAGCAGAGGCGAGAAGCCTATTTCGCCTAAATACAACTGGGTTGCATCAAGGTTTTTAGGATGGTCATCCGAACTAATTACAACGTCTTCAGTTTCGGGTGCATCGGTTAGTGTGTCGTCAGCTTTTAGGTCAGCTGGCATGTCAATAACGTTTATGTCATCTTGCGGTTTTGATTCGACGGCTTTGTTTAATTGGCCCATAATGAATCTCCTACTCTAAGGTTTACCTTATGACGTTTCTCCTTTATTCATTTTATTCTTATTCTTTATTGTTATTTTTGTGTTTTTGGCAGATAACGCATAGGGTCTAATGACTTACCGCGATACCTAACTTCAAAATGAAGTTTTACCGAATTTGTGCCGCTGTTTCCCATGGTGGCTATTTTTTGCCCCGCATACACCCATTCTCTTTCTTTCACTAAAATGGTGTCGTTGTATGCATAAGCGCTTAAAAATGTGTCGGTATGTTTAATAATAACCAAGTTACCGTAACCACGTAGCGCATTACCTGAGTAAACAACTTTGCCTGCTGCGGCAGCGAGAATATCGCTTCCTTTTGCCCCAGCAATGTCTATTCCTTTGTTACCTGACTCTGATTTGCTAAAGGTACCTACAATGTTTCCTTTAGCTGGCCAAACCCACTTTTTCACCTTATCCGGGAAATGGGTGGGCGCTGTCTTTTTGACGTTTTCTGCCGTCTTTTTGACGCTGGTAACGCTTTGTCGCTTAACAACTTTTTCACCTTCACCATACCCCTGTGGTATAGGAGGGTCAACTAACCTTTTGTCTATGGTTTTGGTGGTCGGAGGTGTAGACTGAGTGGTCTGCTTGTCTGATTTTTTTGTAGATTTAGCTGATTTTGTTGGCTTTTTTTGTTGTGATGCGGGAGCAGTGACGCGCAATTTTTGACCAGGATAAATTCGGAAAGGGGCGGATAAATTATTGAAATCTGCAAGATCGCGGTAATCATTTCCCGTATACCATGCAATAGCAAACAACGTATCGCCAGGTTTCACCTCGTAGGTGGAGGCAGTAAAGCCACCGGACTCTTCTTCAAGTTGACTATTTAGCAGCACCACAGGGGCTGGTGCGGTGCGGCTACTGCAAGCTTGCAGTAGGGTAATTACGCTAGCAGCAATGAAAATAAACCATCCCTGTCTATTCATATTACCGCAATACCAGATAGGCGACGATGGCGAGGATTACCGTGGCCCAGCCCAGTATTTCGACATATTGCCTCAGTTTGGCCTCCATGGCCGCGCCCCCCCATCGCATTAGCCCAGCAACCAAGAAGAAGCGTGCGCCTCTGCCTACCGCTGATGCGAGTAAAAAAGGGAAGAATGCCATGTTTAGCACACCAGCACTAATCGTAAATACTTTATAGGGAATAGGAGAGAAGCCTGCGATAAATACAACCCAGACACCGTATTGTGCAAACCAGTCCATCGCTACGTCTAGTTTATGGCCGTACCCCCAACGTTCAATTAAGGGGGCAAGCCACACATCGAATGCTAGGTAACCTAAGAAGTATCCCGCAATGCCGCCCACAATGGACGCAAAGGTAGTAATAATGGCGAACCGCCATGCTTTATCAGGTTGCGATAGCGACATGGGAGCTAGCATGACATCAGGCGGAATAGGAAAGAAAACAGATTCTGCGAAACTTAAGCCACCCAAGTACTTTTCCGCGTTGGGGTGTCGTGCCCAACGTAACGCCATGTCGTACAATGGCTCAAACAGTTTCACATTAGTTCTCCTGCAATTAAAGGAACAAACCTAACGGCCTCTATTGTGGTGGTTTTTAATTCACCCTCCACCCTATCGATACACAACAACGATTGTTGTTCATTGCCAACAGGAATGATCAAGCGCCCACCTTCTTTTAATTGTTCACACAAATCTTGCGGTAAGCTACTGGCAGCAGCCGTCACGATAATGGCGTCAAATGGGCCTTTTGAGCTCCATCCTTTCCAACCATCGCCGTGTTTCATTGCAATATTATGTAAATCCAGCTGGTTCATTCGCCTTTTAGCGTGAAATTGCAGCGATTTTATCCGTTCTACGCTAAACACCTTGGCAAACAGTTGCGCGAGAATAGCTGTTTGGTAACCCGAACCTGTGCCGATTTCTAACACTTTTTCAGGTTTATTGGGGCTATCTAACAGCAGTTCGGTCATTTTCGCCACAATATAGGGTTGTGAAATTGTTTGACCTTGACCAATAGGTAGCGCGGTATTTTGGTAAGCTTTATGTTTTAGGGCGTCGGGTAAAAATGCCTCCCTTGGCGTGCCTGCTATGGCATTGAGCACAGACTGCGAACGTATTCCTTCGTCATAAAGCAGCTGTGCCAGGGCATCCCCTTTTCTGGAAGCTCTCATGATGTTGCTTATTTTCCTTGTTATGCGCGGTGTTACAACGTGATATCGGCGCTTATTATTGTTTGTGTACTTTCGTTACTTTGCTAGCCACGCCTTCATATTATCTAGGCTTTGGTAAGCGGTCATATCAACACTCAATGGGGTGACAGAACAATATCCTTCAGCAATAGCGTGAAAGTCTGTTCCCGGTCCTGCGTCTTGTTCTTTACCCGCTGGACCATACCAAAACACGGTTCTGCCGAAAGGGTCAGTGTCTTCAATCATGGGTTCAGCGCGGTGCCTTCTCCCTTGACGGGTCACTTCAATGCCTTTTAATTCTTCATAAGGAACATCAGGTACATTAACGTTTAATATTTGATTGGCTGGCAATGGATGTGTTTGTAACTTACGTATTATTTCTAACACAACCTTTGCGGCGGTTTCAAAGTGCTTAGCTTCCTTTCCCACTAATGAGACTGCAATCGCCGGTAAGCCCATATAACGGCCTTCAGTGGCGGCGGCAACGGTGCCTGAATACACCACGTCGTCCCCTAAATTTGCGCCATGATTGATGCCAGATACCACCAATTCAGGGTCATTTTCTAAAATGCGTGATAACCCTAAATGAACACAGTCAGACGGTGTACCGCTTACTGAGTAATATCCACTGTCCATTGTCTGAACGCGTAGTGGCTGATGCAGTGACAATGCATTACTCGCACCACTGCAGTTTCGATCAGGGGCAACCACTGTCACGTCATGTTCACGGGCGACAATGTCATGCAATACGGCTAATCCTTTTGCAAAAACGCCATCATCATTACTCATTAATATTTTCATAAACACTCTTAAATACTATGTACAGGCGCCACTGTCTCAATGCACTCTCGAAGTACTGATGTGGCAAAACAGCCACTTGGCAACGAAAACGATAAGGTTAATGTATCACCCTTACTATGCCATTCAAGTTGTGAAGGCCAAATTTTTATTGCACGGCGTTCTTGTTCAAATCCGCACTGGGATAAAAAGTCTACTACCTCAGGGTGCGTACTCGCTATCGCTTGCTCTTGAGATTTAGCTTTTCCAAGAGTGGCTAACTCGCCCGCCCCCCACAACGGCGCAGAAGGACAAATGTCTTTTTGTTGATAGCGCTGCTGGCTTTCTTTTGATTCGGCGTTTTCAATGAAAAAGCTGTTTGAGCCAGCGAGTACCATGGCATCACCATCTTGCACCTTGTCAAAGTCACCCTGTGCAATTCGTGATGAAATCACCTCATTGAAAAACCAACTACGTAAGGCAGATAATGCCATTGAACGTTTATTTCTGTGGCGAATGGCTTCTCCGTTTATCATGCGTTCCGCCATGAGCAAATTGCCGCCTCGTTGGACGTCTCCCATTTCGTTTACGCGCATGACACCGAATCGCTGTTCACCATAGTAATTAGGCACACCATGTTCGGCAATCTCTGCTAAGCGAGACTCAATGGCTTCGGGATGAACAACTTGGCGAAGCGTGATGGTGAATGCGTTGCCTTTTAACTGTCCTGTCCGTAGCTTCTTATTGTGCCTCACTTGTTTTAATACACGCACACCTTCCAGCTCAAAATCGCTAAAGTCAAAATCGGCTTTGCCTGGTGCGTGAATACCAAACCACTGCCGCGTTAACGCATATTTGTCTTTACGCCCAGCATAGGTTACCTGTCGCAATGGTAATTTTGTGAAACGAGCTAATTGCTCCGCCACAAACGCGGTGTTGTTATTCACCTTTTCTACGTAAATAAACTGATGCTCACCTTCACCACAAGGCGTATAACCTAAGTCCTCTTCAACGACAAAATCGTCGGCTTGAAACTTAAAGATACCGGTGGATACCGGTTTGCTAAAATAATAATTCCAATGCTGTGTTTCTAATGGCTTCATGCTTTTTCCAATAGCACCACAGCGTGGGCTGCAATGCCTTCTTTTCTGCCGGTATAGCCCAGCTTTTCAGTGGTGGTGGCTTTAACGTTGATATCATCAAGGTCGCATTCACAATCTTGCGCAATATGTTCTCGCATTTGGCTAATGTGTGGCGCCATTTTAGGGGCTTGAGCCACTATAGTGGTGTCTGCATTAATCAACCTAAAACCTTTATTTTTTACAATGTTTACAACGTGGCGCAGCAGTACACGGCTATCTGCACCCGCATAGGCGTCGTCGGTATCAGGAAAATGCTTACCTATGTCACCCATAGCAGCTGCACCTAAGATAGCGTCACACAGGGCATGTAGCAACACATCACCATCAGAATGGGCGAGTAAGCCTTGCGCGTGTTCTATCTTCACACCGCCGACAGTAATGGGGCCTTCACCGCCAAATTTATGTACATCGAAGCCGTGTCCAATTCGCATTATTCATTTACCTTATGTGTTTGTTTTATATAAAACTCAGCCAGTGGGAGATCAGCGGGGTGGGTTATTTTTATATTGGCAGGGTTTCCGTTTATGAGTGCCACTTTACCGCCAGCATATTCTATGGCCGAGGCTTCATCTGTGATGGTGACGCTGTTAGAGAGCGCTTTGTTCAATGCCCGCAAAAGTACGCCTGTAGGAAATAGTTGCGGGGTCAGTGCATGCCACAAATTTTCTCGACTTTCCGTATGGGAAATGAGACTGGCTTGGCCGTGATCACAGGCACGTTTCATGGTATCTCTCACGGGTGAGGCCAATATGCCTCCCGTAGTATTGCTGTTGTTCATTACGGCCAGCAGGGCGTCAATGTCTTGATGGGATACACAAGGGCGCGCTGCGTCATGAACTAACGCCCAACTTTCTTCTGGCAAGGTAGCTAAAGCATTTAACACCGAGTCGGCGCGGGTTTTACCGCCTTCCACCAAGTCTATATTGGCATTTGCTATTATTGGCAGCGAATGAATAAAGTCGTCATCATGACTTATCGCAATGACTACTCGGCTCACCGATGGGTGGTTAAGTAAAAGTGTCACTGTATGTTCTAGAATGGTTTTACCCGCTAGGGATAAATATTGTTTGGGGCGGTCGGCTTGCATGCGGCTGCCAACGCCGGCTGCGGGAATAACCGCAACAACATGGGGGGATGTCATTATTCTCACTTACTATCAGCAGGTAGGATCCGGTAAAAAGTTTCACCTCGCTTTATTAACCCAAGCTCATTTCTAGCACGCTCTTCTATGGCTTCTAAGCCAATTTTTAGGTCATTAATATCAGCTTCTAACAACGCATTACGCTGAGCTAGGTTGGCGTTTTGCTCTGCCTGTGCTTGTACTTCTTGTTCACGATTTAAATAATCGGGAATACTGTTTTTGCCAAACCATAACCGGTATTGCAGTAACCCTAGCAAAACGAGAAGTACAACGGGGATCCATTTATCTTGCCACACGAGAGCACCTGATATTGGGTTAGCGAAGAATAAGTAAGGGCGGCTAGCCGCCCTCTCATGTGTTGTATTATGCCGCGAAGCGGCGCTGAGTCAAAGGTGCTTTACTCCCCTTGACCGAATTTGCCCTTTAATTTATCAAATAGCTTGTTCTTCTGTTGCTCTACCACACTGTTTAATTGGGTTTGCAACAAGGCTTGCAATGCTTCGCTGTCGCCTTGGGCTGCACTCAGCATACTGTTCACGTCGACCAACTCACCAGATAAAAGCGACTGCTCGTTACTTATCATGCTGTTAAGTTTATTGTTAAGTTCGTCCAGTTTATCTTGCTGGGAGGCCGTTAACTGAGACAGTGCTGCTTGCGCAAGCTTGTTGTCTAAGTCTGACTTTATATTAAAGTTAGGGTTTGAAAGTGTACCATCAAGAAGCATGGTCATACTTAGGCTGCTTAATGATTGGAGTGCATTGGCAATAGCGCTAGTGACATCACTGCTGCCGGTTGCTTCCATCACAAGGTCTTGCAAGTCAACATCGCCGGTGCCGGTTAAGGTGTTGTCAGTCACCTTCATCGACCCTGTGGTGGTCATCAATGCCGAGGTTAAAACCGCGTCGAGCGTGTCGTTTCCACTAAAAGCCACATTCGACATATTGACGCCCGCTAAAGACCACACTTGGCTAGCATCGACTCCGCTACTATCTATCCAAAATTCACCGCTAGAGGTAAACGATTTTAGTAAGTCTCCTGCTGCTTCAATGCTAAAGGTGGTGGGGTTACCAAATACTTCGTGAACATTGGTGATGTTATTCCATTTGCTGGTGATAGCCTCGTTTTGCCAAAGTACAGAGACATTGGCTTCTTTCACTAAAATAGAGGGAATTTCGGTAGGCGCTTCACTTTTTTCTTCCCCTTGAATAAGGGGCATGACAATTTGCATCGCCGACATCAAGTACTCTGTGTATTCCGCCGCTTTATCGCCAAACACAAAATAGGTAACTTGTGACAGTGCGGCTTGATCGCCAGCAATCACGCCTTTAAGCAAAGCATAATCTTCTTGAGGCGCTGATTTAAGCGCGCTAATGGCTTCCGTTAACTCACGCTTTGCGTTTGAGGCTTTGCTAGTAAAGTCGGCAATGCGCGCGCGGTCGGCAGACATTTCTTCTTTTAACTGGCCAAACGCTGACTTAGCCTGAAGCAACGCTTGAGGGTCCTGGTAGTTAGTTTCTTTCAGCTGCGTGACTTGTGTTTTGTAGTAGTCGATTCGCGATTTATCAGGCAAATTACCATAATCTGTCTTGAGGCCTTCACCATAGGTTTCATAGGCAGCTTTGGCGTTCTCGATAGCGGCAGTGGTTTTCAATGGATTCCGTTCAAGGAGTTCGTCCACACTAGGAACGGCTTCTTGTGCTTTACTTTTTATTTCGTCAAAGGACAGTGAACGCTCAGGTACACGATATACTTCGCCAGTGGAGGCGCGCTCCGTATCAAATTGCACATCTAATAAATTGAGTTCATTAACAATAACTTCATCGTCAAGCAGGGGAGCTAAAGCCACATCGGCGTTCGCCTCTCCAACCAGAACTTGGTTGTGTGTGGGTTTGGTGGGGTTGGTTAGTGCAATCCCTTTTAAGGTGACAGTGGTAGGAAATAATGAGTGATCAAACTCTGCAATATTAACTTCCGCCCCATAGGATTCACCCAGTTTAGACTCTAAAACTAATTTAATAATGGTGTTGGCGAATAAAAAATACACCAAGAAAAGCACCACAAAAAAGCCGACCACCCACAGTAATATCGACTTGCCTTTAGCCTTGCTACTCATTTTCCACTCCTTGATTTTGCTTAGCCTGCGTTTTCGTGATTCAGTGTAAATCAGTCATACGCAGACTTCCATACATACTAAGTAGCAGTTAGAGTTTAAATTTATTCGCAATATCCATTATCGCTACACAGCTTTCTTTCAGCGCTAAACTCGCTTTTGCGAGGTCATCAGCGGTTCGTAAGCTGCTATCGGCTGCCCCTGAAAGCGCGTTTATACGTATGTTCGCTTCATTGGCTGCTTCAGCTTGTTGCTCAGTGGCTCGGGCAATTTCACTGCTCATGCCTGAAATGTCGGTCATTAATCTGTCAGCCTCTTTTAGACTTTGATTGGCCTGCGTTGCATTTTCCACCGTTTTAACCGATGCCGATTGGCTAACATGCACCGCGTCAACGGCACTTTTGGCATTACTTTGCAGCTTTTCTATCATCGCTTGTATTTCATCGGTACTTTGACCTGTTCGACTAGCAAGGGTACGCACTTCGTCTGCCACCACCGCAAACCCTCTTCCTTGTTCACCCGCACGGGCAGCTTCAATGGCAGCATTAAGGGCCAGTAAGTTTGTTTGCTCTGCAATGCCACGTATCACATCAAGTACAGCGCCAATGCTTTGTGATTGTTCGGCTAATGCCGTCACCACGCTACTAACACTTTCAATGTCAGAGGTGAGTGAACGAATGTCGGTCACTGTGTGCTCCACAACCGTAGCACCATCTTGGACATTCGTACGCGCGCTAACGGTACTTTTTTCAGCAGCGTCAGCGTTGTTGCTCACGTCGTGAATTTGGGTCGTCATTTGCTCCATGGCCGCCGCCACTTGCAACATGTTTTCGTTTTGATCGTGCGCTTGAGCGTTGCTGTCGTCACTCACGCTTTTTACTTTCTCGGCTTGTTCAGTGAGGGCGGCAATGTTGTCTCTAATGCCTATAAGCGATTGGCGCATTTTGTCTGTGTACTGATTAAAGTAGCGTGCCAGACGCGTTATTTCATCTTGCCCTTTTTCGGGTAGCGAGCGAGTTAAATCGCCCTCACCACTGGCGATATCTTTCATGCGCTCTGCGATTTCCTGCACAGGCTTAACAATGCTGCCTCCTATGATGTAAATCAGCAGAATCACCAACGCCACACTGATCACGCAAAAAATAATAATGATGTTTCTTAAATGCGCATATTCTTCTTCTAAATGCGTTAAATAAATGCCTGAGCCTATTGTCCACCCCCAAGGCTTGAAGGCCTTGACGTAAGAAATTTTATCCGTAGGCGTATCTTCGCCGGGTAGCGGCCAGACGTAATCCACAAAGCCTTCGCCCTTCTGCTTGGCTGTTTGTGCCATTTCAACAAAAAACGCTTTGCCATTCCCGTCTTTAAAGGTGCGAAGATCTCTGCCATCTAATGCCGGCTTTATAGGGTGCATCACCATGCTAGGTGTTGCATCTTGAATCCAGTAATAATTACTGTTGTCATAACGCAGCGCTTTGACTGCTTCTAACGCTTGTGACTTTGCTTGTTGCGCATCGATATCCGTTCTATCTGCATAATGGCCTAATAATGTATGAACCACCTCAACGAGGTGTTTGTTTTCTTCATAAGATTTGTCTTTTAAGGCTTGATAGTGTCGATTTAATACAACCCCAGTGAGAAGCAAAAAGAGCAGCCCAATAAGCACGGCAATAATGCCTAGTCGTTGAATCAAACTAAAGTTTCTTAACCACATAATTAACACCCATTTTTTTCGTTTTATAAGTGTAGTCTTAATCTCGTATTTAAAAAGAGATAAAACATTTTATTAACATTTAGTGTGCGCCTTTTTTTGTGTGAAGGTAATAAGACGATAGACTTACTTTGCCCAGTGATAAGAAAGCGTAAACCTGTGGAAGCTGACGGGGAATTAGCGGTATTTAAAGAGATTGTCTTGGGTGGTAGAAAAAGTTGACAGCAGAGGCTTTTCACATAGGAAGTTTGTGCTAGTATCCGCGCAAATTAAAAGGTACCGTGATCTTCATCCTTTAGTCTAAAGTTTAAAGAACACAGGCGAATAAAAGCAAAGTGAAAGCTTTGCTAGCAAAACAGCGTGTTTCGCGATGAAAGAACCAAAGGTTTTCTTGACGAAACGCTTTTATTACAGCTATTTCTACGAAAGGGTTGCAATGCTCACTAACGACACACTTCATACAACATCTCCTCTGCGCCAGCGCATTCGTGACTACTATCGCATTAGCGAGTCAGTGGCCGTGGATCAAATTCTTCCTATTGCCGAAGTAAACCCTCGGGCGCGAAGTCGAGCTTGGGAACGAGCCAGAAAAATGGTGCTGCAAATTCGCCGTGAGCAAGAAGGGCACGGTGGTGTTGACGCGCTGTTGAATGAGTACTCATTGTCTACCGCCGAAGGGGTGGTATTGATGTGTTTGGCCGAAGCACTATTGCGTGTGCCAGACCGCGAAACACAAGATGAGTTAATTCGAGACAAATTGTCCAAAGGTCAGTGGACGCCGCATTTGGGGAATTCTGATTCACTATTTGTTAACGCATCTGCCTGGGGGCTCTTATTCACCGGCAACATGGTGAACTATGCAGATAAGCGTAAGCAAGAACAGTTTGGGTTGTTGAAAAAAACCTTGGGCCGCTTGGGTGAACCCGTTATTCGCCGTGCCATGAATATTGCCATGCGGGTGATGGGGCGTCAGTTTGTCATGGGTGAAACCATTGAAGATGCGGTAGACAGAGCCAAAGACAAAGAAACCAAGGGTTACGTTTACTCATACGATATGTTGGGTGAAGGTGCTCGTACTATGGGTGACGCCGACCGGTACTATGATGCCTACGTAAAAGCCATAAAGGTGATTGGGAAAGCGGCGAATGGTCGCGGGCCGAAACGCTCGCCAGGTATTTCCGTTAAATTATCGGCGATTCATCCACGCTTTGAGTTCTCTCATCGTGAACGCGCCATGGAGGAAATTCCACCGCGCCTTAAAGCCTTATGTCTTATGGCGAAAGAATACGATATTGGCCTTACCGTGGATGCGGAAGAAGCCGACCGTCTTGAGTTATCTCTGGACATTATTGAAGCCGTCTTTCGCGATAATGAGCTAAACGGTTGGACCGGCTTTGGCCTTGCCGTGCAGGCATACCAAAAACGCGCCATTCATGTTATCGAGCACCTGCGAGATTTAACCTTAGAGGTGGGCCGACCATTAATGGTTCGCTTGGTGAAAGGCGCGTATTGGGATACTGAGATAAAAATGACCCAGCAAGCAGGGTTAGAGGAATTCCCGGTGTTTACCCGCAAGTCATCCACTGATGTATCTTATCACGCGTGTGCCAACCGACTGCTTGAATATCGCGATACTATTTATCCGCAATTTGCTACCCATAATGCGTATACCGCTTCAGTCATTGTTGAATTAGCAGGGGATGACAAAGAAGGATTTGAGTTCCAGTGTTTACACGGCATGGGCGACACCCTCTACGATCAAGTGGTGACAGAAGACAAAATTCAGTGCCGAGTTTATGCCCCCGTGGGAGAGCATGAAGACCTCTTGGCCTATTTGGTTCGACGTTTACTGGAAAATGGGGCGAATTCATCATTTGTTAATGCCATTGTTGATGATGAAAAACCGGTTGAAGCACTACTGGAAGACCCGGTAGAAAAAACCCAACGTTTGAAGGTTCGTTATAACAAGTTGATTAAAACGCCCCGTGGTCTGTATGCACCAGAGCGCGACAACTCAAGAGGACTGGACCTTACCGATACCAATGCGGTCACTGCCCTTAAACACGAACTAGAACGCTGGCAAGAGTACTACAAAGTGACCGACTGCGTGCCTGAAGGTGCCACGCCGGTGTTAAACCCAACCGATAAAAATGATGTGGTGGGCTATCACTATTACGCCAAGCCAGATGATATGCGTCAAGCTCTTGATGAAGCGCAATCTGGCTTTGAAGCTTGGTCTAAAAGGGATGTGGCCGAGCGAGCAGAAATCTTAAATCGTACCGCCGATGCCTTAGAGCGTCACATGGCAGAGCTTATTGCCATTTGTATGCGTGAAGCGGGCAAGGTTGCACAAGACAGCATAGATGAAGTGCGTGAAGCTGTAGATTTCTGTCGCTACTATGCGGTGCGTGCTCAGGAAATAGCAGAAGATCAGCGTTTGCTACCTCGCGGGGTGGTGTTGTGTATTAGTCCGTGGAACTTCCCATTAGCCATATTCTTAGGCCAGGTGTCAGCTGCGTTAGTCACAGGCAACACGGTTATTGCAAAACCTGCAGAGCAAACAAGCATGATTGCCCAGCGGGCGGTGGACATTATGCACTCGGTGGGTTTACCGGAAGATGCGCTTAAATTGATTATTTCTCCCGGAAAAGAAGTGGGCGAAACCTTGTTACCTGATGAGCGTATTAAAGCGGTTATGTTTACCGGCTCTACGCAAACCGGCACCTTAATTTCTCAGGTGTTGGCAGAGCGTGGCGGGGAGCAAGTCCCGTTGATTGCCGAAACCGGCGGGCAAAACTGTATGATTGTTGATTCAACAGCGCTGCCTGAACAAGTGGTTGATGACGTTATTCATTCTGGTTTCCAAAGCGCGGGTCAACGCTGTTCCGCGTTGCGTGTTTTGTTTGTTCAAGAAGATATTGCTGATGATCTCACCGAAATGCTCATTGGTGCAATGAAAGAGCTGACGGTGGGTGACCCGACTCAATTGGCCACCGATGTGGGCCCGGTAATTGATGAAAAAGCATTGAAGAGCCTGACCGATCACCAAGCCTTTATGGAAGACAAAGGCACCTTGCTCTACCGCAATGAAATGCCAGCTGGTGCAGAGAAGGGCACCTTCTTTGCGCCAACGCTTTATCAAATTGACAACATACAGGTACTTGAAAAAGAGGTGTTTGGCCCTGTTGTTCATATTATTCGCTTCAAGTCGAAAGAGCTCGACAATGTGCTTGAGCAAATTAACGGCACAGGTTATGGACTGACCATGGGAATTCATTCTCGTATTGAAGAGCGCGCTAATGAATTAGCCGCGAAAAGCCGTGCGGGTAATGTGTATATTAACCGCAATATGATTGGTGCCATTGTG is from Alteromonas australica and encodes:
- a CDS encoding methyl-accepting chemotaxis protein → MWLRNFSLIQRLGIIAVLIGLLFLLLTGVVLNRHYQALKDKSYEENKHLVEVVHTLLGHYADRTDIDAQQAKSQALEAVKALRYDNSNYYWIQDATPSMVMHPIKPALDGRDLRTFKDGNGKAFFVEMAQTAKQKGEGFVDYVWPLPGEDTPTDKISYVKAFKPWGWTIGSGIYLTHLEEEYAHLRNIIIIFCVISVALVILLIYIIGGSIVKPVQEIAERMKDIASGEGDLTRSLPEKGQDEITRLARYFNQYTDKMRQSLIGIRDNIAALTEQAEKVKSVSDDSNAQAHDQNENMLQVAAAMEQMTTQIHDVSNNADAAEKSTVSARTNVQDGATVVEHTVTDIRSLTSDIESVSSVVTALAEQSQSIGAVLDVIRGIAEQTNLLALNAAIEAARAGEQGRGFAVVADEVRTLASRTGQSTDEIQAMIEKLQSNAKSAVDAVHVSQSASVKTVENATQANQSLKEADRLMTDISGMSSEIARATEQQAEAANEANIRINALSGAADSSLRTADDLAKASLALKESCVAIMDIANKFKL
- a CDS encoding TIGR03545 family protein; this encodes MSSKAKGKSILLWVVGFFVVLFLVYFLFANTIIKLVLESKLGESYGAEVNIAEFDHSLFPTTVTLKGIALTNPTKPTHNQVLVGEANADVALAPLLDDEVIVNELNLLDVQFDTERASTGEVYRVPERSLSFDEIKSKAQEAVPSVDELLERNPLKTTAAIENAKAAYETYGEGLKTDYGNLPDKSRIDYYKTQVTQLKETNYQDPQALLQAKSAFGQLKEEMSADRARIADFTSKASNAKRELTEAISALKSAPQEDYALLKGVIAGDQAALSQVTYFVFGDKAAEYTEYLMSAMQIVMPLIQGEEKSEAPTEIPSILVKEANVSVLWQNEAITSKWNNITNVHEVFGNPTTFSIEAAGDLLKSFTSSGEFWIDSSGVDASQVWSLAGVNMSNVAFSGNDTLDAVLTSALMTTTGSMKVTDNTLTGTGDVDLQDLVMEATGSSDVTSAIANALQSLSSLSMTMLLDGTLSNPNFNIKSDLDNKLAQAALSQLTASQQDKLDELNNKLNSMISNEQSLLSGELVDVNSMLSAAQGDSEALQALLQTQLNSVVEQQKNKLFDKLKGKFGQGE
- the putA gene encoding bifunctional proline dehydrogenase/L-glutamate gamma-semialdehyde dehydrogenase PutA, yielding MLTNDTLHTTSPLRQRIRDYYRISESVAVDQILPIAEVNPRARSRAWERARKMVLQIRREQEGHGGVDALLNEYSLSTAEGVVLMCLAEALLRVPDRETQDELIRDKLSKGQWTPHLGNSDSLFVNASAWGLLFTGNMVNYADKRKQEQFGLLKKTLGRLGEPVIRRAMNIAMRVMGRQFVMGETIEDAVDRAKDKETKGYVYSYDMLGEGARTMGDADRYYDAYVKAIKVIGKAANGRGPKRSPGISVKLSAIHPRFEFSHRERAMEEIPPRLKALCLMAKEYDIGLTVDAEEADRLELSLDIIEAVFRDNELNGWTGFGLAVQAYQKRAIHVIEHLRDLTLEVGRPLMVRLVKGAYWDTEIKMTQQAGLEEFPVFTRKSSTDVSYHACANRLLEYRDTIYPQFATHNAYTASVIVELAGDDKEGFEFQCLHGMGDTLYDQVVTEDKIQCRVYAPVGEHEDLLAYLVRRLLENGANSSFVNAIVDDEKPVEALLEDPVEKTQRLKVRYNKLIKTPRGLYAPERDNSRGLDLTDTNAVTALKHELERWQEYYKVTDCVPEGATPVLNPTDKNDVVGYHYYAKPDDMRQALDEAQSGFEAWSKRDVAERAEILNRTADALERHMAELIAICMREAGKVAQDSIDEVREAVDFCRYYAVRAQEIAEDQRLLPRGVVLCISPWNFPLAIFLGQVSAALVTGNTVIAKPAEQTSMIAQRAVDIMHSVGLPEDALKLIISPGKEVGETLLPDERIKAVMFTGSTQTGTLISQVLAERGGEQVPLIAETGGQNCMIVDSTALPEQVVDDVIHSGFQSAGQRCSALRVLFVQEDIADDLTEMLIGAMKELTVGDPTQLATDVGPVIDEKALKSLTDHQAFMEDKGTLLYRNEMPAGAEKGTFFAPTLYQIDNIQVLEKEVFGPVVHIIRFKSKELDNVLEQINGTGYGLTMGIHSRIEERANELAAKSRAGNVYINRNMIGAIVGVQPFGGRGLSGTGPKAGGPNYLPRLMMERATPKPSHIDDIDTTDTALVGDEKIAERAHIMMDRAKSVEAQWRHTALNDRISMVRQLLAKIAKVDIVDELADDLNRTLATARQQLTSVERRLAKPQTLPGPTGESNKLYLEPRGILVCFADKEVTFEYWLLSIVTALSTGNPVVSVVSEIFYDEAVEIQNKFEATGAPKGLFQVARLAHLDTLLMDEDLSGVVVDSSTERTARITAMLSSREGAILPVITAEYNDNLIQRLMTEKTISIDTTASGGNTSLMTLVEDDE